The DNA sequence AACAATTCGTGGATACTCCCCTTTTCCGGTCCTAAAGGACTGGAAAAGGATATTGTAGGGCATCTTTTACAGGGTGCGGGCATCACAAGGCGCTTGACCGACTCTGCAATGACGTACTACTTTTATTTTATACACACCTATTAGCAATTGATAGGGGCCCATTGATTTGACCTTGATCTGTATAAGATACTAATGAAGCAAGGGGATTCAAATATTATAAAAGACGGCCACCGAAGCCATTGTCGCTCAGGAGTTTCATTATTTTCATATATTAAAAACCAAATTTATGGAAAAGTAAGCATCAATCcgtattttatgcttttaaaattaatttaacTGTGGAAAGTGTTTCATGATACTATCTATATCTTACACAATAGGGACTTGCGCTgacatcacgtgactttttgggtggcaaatttgCGCGCGCTCagccttttagcggcaaaataacagcaacgaAACTTACAAAAACAACCAAGGActctttttttcagaaagggttaaGTTTTGTTTAAATAGTTTATttcttcgtcgttctctgTTATGATGGGCGCAgtgatttctgattttttggtttgattattttgttttgaatttgccacccaaaaaggtcacgtgatctctaagCGCTAACCCTATTATCATTTTATCTTGAAACCATTATCATCTGATTATTTTCACTCGTCCCTCGTAATTTCATTGGTGGATCCTCGAtgcgatgatggtggtgttgggccCGTGATGTGTACGGTCGGCGGTTGTAGTGTTGGCGGCGCATGCGTATCACGTGCATCGCTAGACCCTGTGGATCCCCAGGATGAGTCGTCATTGGGCCGAGTCTCCGTGGTGTCGCCCACGGGATATTCTCTTACCAGCGGTTTACGCGTTTTGGAGTGTTGCTGGAATGCGACCTGTAGAGAGGTAtaggttaaagccgcattgtcaccagtttacttccggtcgattacgttacaatctctgatgatttttaacggaaaacgcgaaaaatatttcaaaatattgaaagcagtgtgtatattgcaagtttcttcgaggatgtgattgataatttagagcggatggcatgttaaatatcttttctcatgttaaatatcttattattttgtcttttaacggttgaggtttccgtcggacctccggaagtgaatTGGttacaatgcggctttaaatgtAATACATAGTAAATATTTGTCCCACTTGATAGGGGCGTGGTAACTAATACAGTCAACTCGCGTAGCTAGGGATGGCTTCATCCCTGGGCTTCCCAAACACAAACATTTTTGACAAGCTAACGACTCCTCCCCTAAGTTCCAACGCACGCTTAAGAAAACGGGATACGAAAAACGGGCCTTGTTTGtgaaatataaaatgaaattttCCGTCCAAACACACTGAGAAAACAGAAGCTTGTTGTTCTTGATGTTACTTTCACTGTTTAtatttatgtaaaaaaaaaaatacaacacgTTCTGTTACCTTCATCTGAGGCCAATTAAGTCGACCGAGTGTCTCCTTGTCAATGCCAAAGAAAACTGCATTCAGTGCGCCTTGGAAACGAAATAATGAAAGAAATATCATTTCAAAGCTGGACATAAATCCTCACCACAACGGGGAAAAGGGGAATATATAAATAGAAATCGTCCCACGATATCTGTATACTCGGTTCTCGCATCAAAGATAAGGGAGTCCGCAGGTTCGCAAGTGTTTTCAAAGCGACGTTTTATGCTCACGATCACTCTAGCAAGGAATGAAAAGGAATGAAGGATGATGTGTAGAATTCCAGCCAGACTACTATGGGATCGCCATTTAACGTAGCCATCGAGGGATACACAATACTCAATACTCAACTATCAACACATTTAGTGGctgtaaaatactttttctaAGATAAAAAGCCAAGCCGTCCCTGGCCTACACACCTATGAGTGGTGTTGAGATCACATGTAACAGAAGAAGTGGGAAACTGGGCGTGCTTGTCGAGGCATTGTAGATCCTATCACGAGATGAAAATGTTATTCAAATGCATACACACTGTCTTAGCTTGTAcactttggggggggggggggggggggggggggcactttccagaaaagtagacggggtcgatcgtcctatcttttcgggtataaaatttcggccaactgctatcccttagggggtgttgaGAGTATGACATTTGACCAAATGCTATTCCTTAGGGAGTGTTTGAACCCTTTTTTGATTCTGcgatctcttagggttaaaaattccttcaaccacacccaatttgcctatctcttaggggtaagaatttctgttgaccacaccttTAGTGCTATTCCTTAGGGTAAGAATTAATTTCGCCGAagatcacccccgtctgtttttatagGAGCACTCCCGGACTTGTCCATGGCcgtattaataaaaaaaaggtttatctCTCAAGGTCTATCATCACTTGGGAAAGAAATGCAGAAGGAGAAGGAAGAGGAGACGTAAAAAGCTTGCCGCGCATGCGAAAATAAGCCTCAAGCTGAAGAGGAAGGAACGGAACGGCTTTTGTTCTCTCTTCTAAACTCGCATGAATTTCGCGCTGATTTTTAAACGCAAGCTAGCTCTTGTAACTCCTTATTCCTTTTCCTTTGCTAGTTAAAGGCAAGGATTTAATTAACTTGAATGAGAAAAAGATTACGTTTGAACCCCATGCAGTATACAGTATAAGAACACAGATGACATGACAATATACTATAAACATTAAAAATTCCTCGCTACAGTGAATTTGCATTgtgtgaaaacaaaaatatcgcAAAAAAGAACTATTGCACAACTTAAAAATTCAAGtggtgaaaaaataaaagcttAGTGGAACGAAAAATAAGTATACATAAATATAATTGCGCGCACACTTTCACAGTAAGTTAGATTACCTGTGAATCAGAGGAAATATAGAAGTGGCGAGATAGATGCATGGGTAGGCCATCAGTGGACGAACATGTTCTTTCATCATGGCCTGAAAACAATATGGTAAACATATAAGCCTTAAAACATCGactcccttcccccaccccctaaaaATGGGTgtgtgaaaacaaaaaatagttCAGTTCTATCCTATTCTCAGTTATGAAGCAGGGTAATGCGAAATATGCACTTTTGGAAAAGGCCAGAGTgggaaaattattttaagaACTAAAGCGTTAGGAGTCGCTACTTTTCAAACCTCTTTTCACTCTTTCTTCTAAGAACAATTGTATAATCATCTGCTGGGACCAGGGCGTGTCCAACCCACCCAGtgattttttctcttttgtggTGTAGCCTACCTTATTTCGCTCATCTTCAGCACTGTATGTCCCTCCCCAACTTTTAGCCTGTGGATCAAAATAGGGTAGTAATGTCAGAATACACAATCACAAGGAACCCCTAcaatcactaccatcactttATTACCGGATTATTATtatcgggattcctgtggcaaGGGAAAGGGAAAAATAATCCCGAATCTCcagagagccggctagcaggctaccaAAAACTGGGGTAATGCTAGGCATTTTTGAAGAGGAGGAATCCACCCCTGGACCACTGCATTTCACCATTTCCACCATTTCAAGAAATGATTAAAAATTAGTTTCTGGGGAGCCTGAAGTCAGTGACAGGGGGATTCAAGTTATCTGAGTTTaaggttccactgtatcaaAAAAAGGTGTTCGAAATTAGGTTGCTAATAATCATTGCATGATTTTGTGTAATAAGATTAGCTGGTACCTGTTTTCTGTAGCTGATAAAGATGTAGGCATATGTTGCAAACATGGCAAGAATGCAGATGAAAAGAGGAACATACCATCTGGAACCATAAAAGATGACACAAAACTTTGACAATGATTATCATGGTCATTGATGATAAAGACAATATGAGGTAAGTGCATTTTTTATACTttaaatcacaaaaaaaatccaatatttgaaaatgacAAATCTAGAATTACATCCAAATTTGTTTTTGGGTGACCTTTGCGGATCTAATATGCTTGTCTTGTTTCGGAATAGCACGTATAGTCAGACAAAGCTTTGGAGGCGGTTTGTCATGTTTTGATTATTTGGTTTGATTCACTATGCTCTATTCCCAAATGAAGAAAGGAATCTTGGATTCTGCTGGGAGGCAAGCATTACCTTTTATTTGGCAGAGGCTAGTGTGATAATAAACGTTAGAAGTGTTAATAGTTATTCTATCTAGTGAACAATGATTACAAAAAAGTgattaaaattaaaagaacATTGAGAACTTACATCATGAATCTCCAAAGAGAAACGTCTTCACTATTGTCAGCAATCcaactatttaaaaaaaacataccaaATGGTGACTCAATGCATAAAGTGATGTCTGAGAAATCTCACCAAGAAGGCATTGCCACCACTTTGAAATGTGGGGGACTGGCATACCCAGTACCAAGTCCCAGTCTCTCCATGATGTACTCCcaaaatgataacaaaaatGATGACAGCAAATCATTGGGGTTGACGTGTGTTACAAGATGTTGAGGAAAAAATACTAACAATGTTCtctacagggcttctggaattacgcgcttgtgcggaagcgcatAATTTGGCTCTTTCCACGTAATCCGCGCAATCCCgcataatttggctaaattttaaaagacaaaacatttaattgcacagctgatgggttcttacctctatttctcgtaaaaaaagagagatattcttggTAAGAGTGTGAtgtttcgaactgaatttcgaaaacaaataaaatgactggGCGTTCTTTGCTCaacctaggactaataataaaatacctttttttataggCTGGtagctaggagccaatgaaaacttgcctaagatattttcacgcaaaaaaaatcacacaagttatttcgtgctttctttcggtacaaaatgtagtttgggtgtaacagttgatattccgtgtaatttagcgcgtaattcagtaaagaatcccgcaaaattttgatttttaaagaaaaatgtattgcaagaTCCTGCATAATTTAGCGCGttatgattgattttccgcgtaatttagtaaagaatcccgcgtaattttgagttttcttctgcgtaattccagaagccctgtctcTACACCTAAGGAATTCCAAAACAAAGCTCccccataaaaaaaatcaaatccaAATAATATTTTGGACCACTTATGATACTCATGGGGCAcccccacccaccctcccTGGATTAACAggatactgaccaccatgcTCCTGCTGGTCCATAATGGTCACCGACGAATGGTAGCAGCGAGCAGACCAGCGGAATACCCCACGACACCAAGTGATACCATCTAAAGGCAATCAAacagatattaaaaaaaaacattctaacAATAGAAAGCCATGCAATATGTAGAAAAAAATTGTGACAGGAAGTTAAGGAAGAATGTTTTTATATGCAGTCAACTATTATAAAATAACAATTCTACAATACAACTCACTTCTACAATACAACTTACTTTTCAAAATGTTCAGTCCTGACTTTATTTATTGCATTCCTGTACAAGTTGAATGTTATACAGCACACCCACAGTAGCAAGGCATAATCTGAGACAAAAAGGACTAACAATGTTAgaaaagacaaacaaaacaaaaatcagaGTCCATTAATTTTAGAAGTAAAAGAATTTAAATTTTGTATGAGGATACACCATAAGAAACAGGTCAGACCACTAAAAATTCAAGGGGTGTTCTTTTGAAGTGTCCATTAAACTGTTCTTAGGATTTAGATGACACAGTTAAAagtttaaagtaaaaaaagtagtttctttttaccaaagaaagaCAGCCACCATGCTTGAAAAATGCACTGGGCCCCTGGTTTCGGATGTAGCACACCCTGCAAATAACAATAGTCATGCACTCGATAAAGAACAGCAAATTATGATCAGATGTTCTCTTAGATTTTTGGCAGTTATAATGGGCCTATATTAAGCAATATTCTGGAATAATATTCCAGAATTCCTGGAATACCAGGtgcatacccaggattggctgaggagtggtgcgcagtcataggtatcatatagaaaaaaacacattatttaaagatttattaattaataagaaatg is a window from the Nematostella vectensis chromosome 9, jaNemVect1.1, whole genome shotgun sequence genome containing:
- the LOC5506223 gene encoding G-protein coupled receptor 1 → MKEVRTAIVRQNIKMVETRCSLFPENPAYCDAIVGVKRTIATISMIGSLFIVFIIWLFKKYKYFTQRLILFLSIAAFLNAVAMFMGVLHPKPGAQCIFQAWWLSFFDYALLLWVCCITFNLYRNAINKVRTEHFEKWYHLVSWGIPLVCSLLPFVGDHYGPAGAWCWIADNSEDVSLWRFMIWYVPLFICILAMFATYAYIFISYRKQAKSWGGTYSAEDERNKAMMKEHVRPLMAYPCIYLATSIFPLIHRIYNASTSTPSFPLLLLHVISTPLIGALNAVFFGIDKETLGRLNWPQMKVAFQQHSKTRKPLVREYPVGDTTETRPNDDSSWGSTGSSDARDTHAPPTLQPPTVHITGPTPPSSHRGSTNEITRDE